Within Mercenaria mercenaria strain notata chromosome 15, MADL_Memer_1, whole genome shotgun sequence, the genomic segment GGAAAGCCAACATCGCAATTAAAACAGAGAAAAATGTTAGTCCGACGGTGGATGATATAATCTTAACGTTGAATGGCGCAAAAGTGTTTTCGCGTCTCGATCTGTACAAAGCTTTCCATCAAATTGAACTGGATGAGTCATCACGTGTAATGACAACGTTTCAGACACATGTTGGACTTTTTCGATATAAACGTTTAAATTTTGGAGTGTCAGCAGCACCGATTCTGTTCCAAAATGAACTTCGTCAAGCACTTCAAGGTCTGACAGGCGTGTTAAACATTGCTGATGATATCGTATGCTACGGTAAAACGCGTGAAGAACATGATATCAATCTGCGAGCATTACTTCAACGTCTTCAAGGACGGAACCTGACATTGAACAAGAAAAAATGTTCGTTCGGACAATCAAAAATCAAATTCTACGGATACGTGTTTTCGGAATCGGGAATTTCACCTGATCCTGACAAGGTAGATGCAGTAAAAAACATGGACAGACCAAAATCTGTATCCGAAATCCGTTCATTTCTTGGTCTCACAAACTATTTGTCTAAGTTCATAGATGGCTATTCAGTCCTAACGGAACCATTACGACGACTTACACATCAGGATGTAAAATTCGAATGGAATGACGATCAGGAAAAATCGTTCACTTCACTAAAAGAGGCATTGACTAGTGACAAAGTCATGACGTATTTTGACCCGAGGAAAGAAACTGAACTCTGGGTAGACGGCAGCCCAGTAGGCTGTTCAGGAATACTTATTCAGAAAGGAAAAAATAGTGTCGTATGGAAGCAAAGCTTACAATCAGTACAAGCGCGCTATTCGCAAACAGAGAGAGAAGCTTTAAGTGCTGTTATCatgattcaacattttcatttgtacttATTCGGCAAGCAATTCAAATTGATAACGGATCACGCTGCACTTCAATCAATTTTCAACAACGTAAAGAATATACAGTCACCAAGATTAGAACGTTGGCGTTTGAAGTTGTTAACGTATGATTTCCAGACGATTTATAGACCAGGTAGTCTAATGATCTCAGATTATCTTTCCAGACATCCGCACGCGAGACACGCGACCAACACAGTAGCCGaacaatatatcagttttatcactgATAACACTTTGCCAGATGCATTGAAGCTATCAGACGTAGCAAAGCTACTAAATCAGACTGTGTATTAAGTTGTGTCAAGAATGCAATAGAAACAAATGACTGGAAAAATCAGAAATGCCAATCCGATGAAAGTTTTCGTTTATAcgaaaatttaaacaagaatcAAGAACTTGCAGTTGCATATACCGATGAAGGATATGTGTTGTTACGGGGTACACAGCTTTGTATACCAGAAACTTTGCAAAAACAAACAGTGTTACTTTCGCACGAGGGTCACCAAGGCCAATCAAAGTGCAAAGGATTACTTCGGGAATATTGTTGGTTCCCGCATATGGATAAAATGGTTGAAGAAGCATGCAAATCATGCATTGTGTGCCAAGCTGCATCACCAGGATGTACTCCAGATCCGATAAAACCAACACCTCTGCCACGAGATGTGTTTTCTGAAGTCAGTTGTGACTTCTGCGGACCATTCCCGGACGGGTACCTGTTATTAGTGGTAATATGCGATTATAGTCGTTTTCCAATAGTTTAGAGAGTCAGGTCAACATCCGCAGAAACTGTCATACCGCGTTTGGAATCAATATTTTCGACATTTGGATATCCAGACGTATTGAGAACGGACAATGGACCTCCATTTCAGAGTCGTACTTTCAGAGAATATGCTGATAAGTCGGGATTTAAACATAAACGAATTACTCCATTGCACCCACAAGGAAATGCAATAGTCGAGCGATTCATGGCACCATTGCAAAAATCAGTCAAAACCGCAATAGCATCAGGTCAAGATTATAAGAGAGCGTTGAATAGATATCTAATGAATTTTCGCAATTCGCCACAATCTTCAACACAAAAAGCTCCTAGTGAATTAATGTACAATCggaaagtaaaaacgaaattacCATCAATGACATTTGAAAAGCAAGACACAGATGTTCGCGACAGGGACAGTCTGTCAAAatcgaaaaacaaaatttatgcgGACAAAAACAGAAGAGCACAGCCAAGTGCATTGAAAATTGGAGACCGTGTGTTACTAAAACGGGAACAACGTAACAAATTTGAGACAATGTTTGACCCTACACCTGGCATTGTCATTGCTAGGAAAGATTCAATGCTAACAATCAAGCACAGAGGAAAGGAAATTACACGAGACGTGTCAAAGTTCAGGGTAGTTCAAGGTGGTCATGAGCCGGCGCAGACGAAACCTGCAGATACTGTATTTGCACCACGTCAAAGGTCGCAAAGGAAACGACGACCGCCTAGACGTTTTGTCAATGAATGATTGGATTAATCAGTGACATAATTTCACATGTTTTAGTGCACAGGATTAGTCACCTAAGTGTTGTGTGGGCCATAATAATGCCCTATTTGCTACCATAGCAGTGTAGTCATTTTATATTCGCTTGCTGGATTTATTATTCTTTGGACAAATGATCAGTGTGTGAAAATATTATGTTACTCTTGGGAATTATTACTTGTCTGTTTCACAATTACATTATAATTAGTACTTGGGCGGTAGAACTCAaaacttaatttataattttgataaaaataacagttGATTATACACATTTTAGGGTTTTGAGATAAAACACGAAACTGTTAGATAACGACGGAACATTCCGAGGACTTTCCCAGGATATTTCAATTTACAGTGACATTGTAAAAGTACTTAGCTAAAGCAGATGCTCTATAAACTGATTAGGTTGATAACAAGGGTTAATGAACTTTGCTGAAAAAAAGAGGAGATATTATGATAATAGACTTGCTAACTAGCTTATTTCATTAGAAAGAATTTTCTTGTTTTGAGTATATATTTgaactttgattattttaaacaatttatgtatTCTGATTATTGATGAGTTCTAATCTAAAGGTAAAGGAGGATGTAGTAAGCAAG encodes:
- the LOC128548829 gene encoding uncharacterized protein K02A2.6-like yields the protein MVEEACKSCIVCQAASPGCTPDPIKPTPLPRDVFSEVSCDFCGPFPDGYLLLVSRTFREYADKSGFKHKRITPLHPQGNAIVERFMAPLQKSVKTAIASGQDYKRALNRYLMNFRNSPQSSTQKAPSELMYNRKVKTKLPSMTFEKQDTDVRDRDSLSKSKNKIYADKNRRAQPSALKIGDRVLLKREQRNKFETMFDPTPGIVIARKDSMLTIKHRGKEITRDVSKFRVVQGGHEPAQTKPADTVFAPRQRSQRKRRPPRRFVNE